CAATAAATCTATCATTTCGTTAGTAAATAACATGAGTGAAAATAATTTAGCTAAGAGTACTTACCTCCTACATCAAAGACAACGCTCTTTCCAGAAGGAACAGCTATTAACTTACAGCGTTTCCCTACAGGTTCATCCATGTTCACAATAATTTCGAATCCCTTCTCACGGATCATTTCCATATGCTCAAAAAGGACAATTTCCTCAGTGGCTGCGAGATTAAGCTGTTTCGGTGCCACTAGTTCTTGTGGTTTCAATTTGACTCTACCCTTTAGTTTTTCataattgaatttttcatCACTTGCATGTTGATCTATGATGAAAAGGTTGTTTTTGTGGATGACTACTATGAATCCCCTATTAAACTGGCCAACTATTCTCATCTTCAGAAAGTCTGCTTTATGTATGGTAAGATCTAGGTGCTCCTCTTGATTGGTATCAGAAATGTCATGGATTAGACCCAGTTTGGCAGGCTCTTTCGTAATATCATCATTAAAAGTCAGATTATTTTCCCAATTATCGAAAGAAACATCCAcggtttcttttatttttcttaaattaTCTGTAGGTTTCccaagaaagaattttcgtttttgtaAGGCAGACGTTTTGGGTGGAATTGGACTGGAAGAGAACACGTTTTCATTGGCTTCGACAGGAGAAGAGGAAGATAATAAAGATTCATCTGCTCCTGGTGGAGATATAGGAAACCTCTTCGGAAATGGGGATGGTGACGGTTCAGGTCCGCTTGGGGAAATGCTTTTTAAGGATTCGGAAGCCGAACTTCTCAAAGGTGAAGGGGATAATACATATTTTTCATCCgcttttggtttccttAAAGTTGAATTAGAAACAAACGATGACAAACGTTGTCGCATTTTTTCATGTGAAGCAGAAAGCCGACTTTCCAAATTGTTATCTGATGTACCGTGCTCTGTTCCATATGTTCTCGTGGAAGTTTTATTCAATATAGGAGCTTTCATCGTATCACTTTCATTGTCTTctcttgaatttgaaagcTTTCGCTTGTGACTTGTGGAAAACTCGTTGCCATATGTATCGGCATCAATCAAGTCATCGTCCTTGCTGAAGCCcgaaaataaagatttcTGAGAAGAATCGGGTTGGCTAGAGAAAGAGGCAAGGTTGATTTCATAAGGGCTAGAAGATGGTGTCGTTATGGAAGGCTGTAGCTTGGATTCTGTCAGCGAGTGCGCAGTTCCTTCACATAAGCGCTGTAAAGATTCTCTTACAAAGTCgataataaaattttcctcagaaagaaaaacggATCGTTTATCTGGAGAGACATTTACGTCCACGGTTCCTAAAGACATGTTAGAGATAAATTTCCATTGCAATGCAGTCGTACCTTCAGTTAACGTTAGGTTAATGGCAAAAAAAGGAGCTTGAGACATGCTATACATCTTAAAAACCTCTTGGATTGCTTTCACTAGTTTTGGTAGACTGATGGGTCGTCTATTAATAAACACCATTTGTTTATCGGAAGACAATCGAACTGATCCCACGTGTGGCCTTGAGATGTATCCTTCTATAAATCCATCTTGCCATCTGACTAAATTTGATGATAACTTCGTACCGAATATATTCATTATATTCAGGTTTATGTCCGAGTTCATATTTGTTGAAAATTGCACAACTTTCCCAGATGCCTttgtttgatgaaaaattataaatttcttttctatagAGATGACCGCGTATGCTTgaagcaaagaaattgacTTGGAAAAATCGCGCCGACAATTCCGCTCAAACACTTTTCTTCTAACAGGCAAAGTGGAAAACAGGTTATGAATGGAAACCATTGTCCCTTTCTGGGTTTAGATATTGTTAATAACGTTTCGATTCGAAAAAAGCCACTTACTTGTGAAGCAACCGTAGATTTACTTATCACAGACCCTTCATGATCTAGTTTTAGTTGAAGTCCTTTTGGAGATTCTAAGGCAGTTGCAGTTGTAATCGTCACGTCGGAAACAGAACAAAGACTGCTTAATGCTTCTCCACGAAATCCAAATGTCTCCAGAGTATCTAAATCCCCAAATGCTTCGATCTTTGAGGTATAATGCTTTTTTCCTAGAGAAGGGTGATTAGCCTAGAATATACTCATTTGGATTGGGAATTCATACCGATAGATTCTtgatcttcttttgaaatccCCGAGCCATTATCCGAGACCTCTATACTATCAAGAccataattttttatgcGAACCTCTACGCAAATCAGTAAGAATATGAAACCAACAATGCATATTTACCAATGGTTGTCGCACCAGCATCAAGAGCATTTTCGACCAGTTCTTTTACTGCTGACGCCAAATCTGTGATTACCTGGCCTGAGCATATTCTATGCTATTAAAtgttaaaaaattgtttgaaaaagtatttaAAGTACATACCACGGTGTCATTCGTAATAGGTCGTATAATTGACATGAGGACAAAATCGATGAACTCGTCAAAAGGTTCAGCCGATGCAAGTGTTTCGTGTCAATTAAGTCCGTAAATAAatacagaaaaacaaacaaaagaacaagatCTAGTCACAAGGTATGCTCAATAGGGAATGATACAAAAAGTTAAGTCGAAACCATCCGGCTAAAGACATTGTTAAAGATGTATTGTTGGAAGGGTCATAAAAGCATTcgctttttcaaagtagCTTTAAATTAAACGGCaatgaatttaaaaaaagtaaatgatTCACATCTAAGAGACTATTTTGATAATAATCACCGATATCTAGCAAAGGCAGTAtcagttttctttatgaaGGCGGAAAGGCTTCCACCTTGAAGAGAAGAGTAGGGCATCCTTTGACCATCCGTTTCCCAAATACTCCAAAGTAAAGAGTACCTAGTGAAGAGTACCTAGTGTGGGTAAGAGAGAAAGATGCTACTGCATGGAAACGATTATTGACAACGAAATAGGTTTTACGTTTTTTAGAAGTCattgaagaaaactttGGTGTGACTTCTACTGTATTACTAGTAATAAAAGCTTGAGAAACTATGTACGAAACTCGCGACTTGACAGGTGCTGCTGGACGAATTGTGGATCAAAGTCCCTGGCCAAATAATAGTAAAATAGCGGTTTCCTTTGTGGTTAACTACGAAGAGGGTGGGGAGCGTTCCCTTTTGTACGGCGATGAGGGATTCGAAACATTTTTAACAGAGGGCGGTTTGATGCCTTTTCCCAATCGTCCCGTTCGTGAGCGTTCAATTGAATCCTGCTTTGAGTATGGATCACGCTGCGGCTTTTGGAGGATACTAAACTTATTCAAAAAGCACGAGGTTCCTTTCACCTGTTGGGCAATTGGTCAGGcagtagaaaaaaatcccGTAGTCGTTAGAGCCATGGAAGAAGCCGGATGTGAAGTAGGATCGCATTCCTACCGTTGGATTAATTACGAAAATCTTCCAGAAGACGTGGAGTATGAGCATGTTAAAAAATCGATTTTGGCTATCCAGAAAGCTTCTCCTACCAATACTCCTCCTCGTAGCTGGTATACAGGCCGCGCTAGTCTACGCACTCGTAAAATCGTCTGTCAAGTCTATCGCGAACTTAATTTACCTCAACCTTTCGATTCGGATGATTACAATGATGACCTTCCTTACTGGGTCCCTGATCCCTTGGCTGAGGAGAAAAGCGACGAGGAAGACAAAGGTCTTTTAATCGTGCCTTACACACTTGATGTTAATGATATGAAATTTGCCGTTGCTCCAGGATTCTGTAATGGGGAAGACTTTTTCACTTACTGCCGAGACGCCTTTGATGTTTTATATGAAGAGGGACAAAATGGTGCCCCCAAGATGATCACCATTGGCCTCCATTGTCGAATGACTGGCCGTCCAGGTCGTTTCCGTGGTTTACAAAAGTTGATGGAGCATATTGCCCTCAAAGAAGGTGTTTGGGTTGCTACTCGAGAACAAATCGCAAATGCATGGGCTTCCAAGCATCCTTATCAAAAGCAATAGCTGTCAACTTACAAAAATCAAGGTTGATGTAAGCAATGAATGCTTTGCTTGAATCAAACTCAACGTTATAGTGAATGCAACGCGTTCCCAAAAGGCAAGCATTCATTTATAGAAATCGTTAAGAACTTCTTTCGATCTTAGATATGACTTTAATTTTAAATAGATGTTATGCACttaatgaaattgaataaaaatgcTTATTATGTTATTCTTCATGAATAAAAGCTATAGAGAATCGGCTTCCAGCTTTCTTACAAACAACACACAACATGATGGTGTATTCCTTTTACAGGTTCTAATTATTATCCGGCATTTCGGTGTCGATAATGAATAAATTCAGATATTGTTTCAATGGAGGGCTCATTCACTTCCAAAAACTATCAACGTTTCAGGTATGCCTAATCTTACTCCTATGCAGGGATTATAAACTAACTTTATATGCTCTGAGTTTGGAAATAACCATCTCCCTTAACTTGACAAAGTACGTCTCCAATGGatcaaaaattcctttctcCTAAACTATTTACACCTGAAAGCTTTGCTCCATATGGGACAGTCGTTCAGCCACAGGAGAACGGC
The nucleotide sequence above comes from Schizosaccharomyces osmophilus chromosome 3, complete sequence. Encoded proteins:
- the pms1 gene encoding MutL family mismatch-repair protein Pms1, with protein sequence MSIIRPITNDTVHRICSGQVITDLASAVKELVENALDAGATTIEVRIKNYGLDSIEVSDNGSGISKEDQESIGKKHYTSKIEAFGDLDTLETFGFRGEALSSLCSVSDVTITTATALESPKGLQLKLDHEGSVISKSTVASQKGTMVSIHNLFSTLPVRRKVFERNCRRDFSKSISLLQAYAVISIEKKFIIFHQTKASGKVVQFSTNMNSDINLNIMNIFGTKLSSNLVRWQDGFIEGYISRPHVGSVRLSSDKQMVFINRRPISLPKLVKAIQEVFKMYSMSQAPFFAINLTLTEGTVDVNVSPDKRSVFLSEENFIIDFVRESLQRLCEGTAHSLTESKLQPSITTPSSSPYEINLASFSSQPDSSQKSLFSGFSKDDDLIDADTYGNEFSTSHKRKLSNSREDNESDTMKAPILNKTSTRTYGTEHGTSDNNLESRLSASHEKMRQRLSSFVSNSTLRKPKADEKYVLSPSPLRSSASESLKSISPSGPEPSPSPFPKRFPISPPGADESLLSSSSPVEANENVFSSSPIPPKTSALQKRKFFLGKPTDNLRKIKETVDVSFDNWENNLTFNDDITKEPAKLGLIHDISDTNQEEHLDLTIHKADFLKMRIVGQFNRGFIVVIHKNNLFIIDQHASDEKFNYEKLKGRVKLKPQELVAPKQLNLAATEEIVLFEHMEMIREKGFEIIVNMDEPVGKRCKLIAVPSGKSVVFDVGDLLEMLNLLSEHPRINPISSKLERMLASKACRSSIMIGRALTISEMSTVVRHLADLSKPWNCPHGRPTMRHLFRMKDST
- the cda1 gene encoding chitin deacetylase Cda1, which gives rise to MYETRDLTGAAGRIVDQSPWPNNSKIAVSFVVNYEEGGERSLLYGDEGFETFLTEGGLMPFPNRPVRERSIESCFEYGSRCGFWRILNLFKKHEVPFTCWAIGQAVEKNPVVVRAMEEAGCEVGSHSYRWINYENLPEDVEYEHVKKSILAIQKASPTNTPPRSWYTGRASLRTRKIVCQVYRELNLPQPFDSDDYNDDLPYWVPDPLAEEKSDEEDKGLLIVPYTLDVNDMKFAVAPGFCNGEDFFTYCRDAFDVLYEEGQNGAPKMITIGLHCRMTGRPGRFRGLQKLMEHIALKEGVWVATREQIANAWASKHPYQKQ